A segment of the Phoenix dactylifera cultivar Barhee BC4 chromosome 15, palm_55x_up_171113_PBpolish2nd_filt_p, whole genome shotgun sequence genome:
GGCTGCCGCCACAGTCCTCGTCGCCCTCTCCGACACCTTCCTTCAGGTCCGGAACAGCATAAAGTCGGTGCTTTTCACGTTCTATGCCAACTTTTGCATTGAAGTTTGCTGTCTTTAGGGCGTTTTATCCGGTCATGTTTTCGAACTTTCGGGTGCATGGAGAGAAGTGGGTTTTGGGTTTTTGAATTTGAGCCTGGGATTTGGTTTTAGCTGGAAAGATTGAAGCTTGCATTGTTTTTTTCGGTGGTCTGTTGTGTCGTGTGGAAATATTTTGGTTTTCTTGGATGGAATTGAGTGTTGAATGATTGGGATTTGCTGACGATTTGAATGGGGTTTTGTTGTGTTTTTGGTGAGTTCTTATGTTTTCTGTTGCTGGTGATTAGATTGGGATGATGGGGAGTTAACGACAGTTATAAACATTGGTGGACTACTGCGATTGCTGTGTGACATTTGGCTTCCATTTTTTTGTATATGAATATAAACCCTATGCTTGTGACTCTAATTGTTGCCATTTGGGTACAAATgtaaggatccgtgcgggcgtgtgtttattcccacatcggttattcgttgagtagatcttgaatatttatatatgatcaagaaatccaaataatataccttccagctagctattttggatgaggttaatggtatcagagcggatccattagggctgactacggaccgatcgtggtgctagtgattagatttgaatatttagcctgacgagaacgtcAGAACTTAAATGGAAAAAATATGTGAGGACCGTGTGAGCTGTTTATTCgcatatcggttattcgttggatagatcttaggtacttatacaggatcaaagaaccaaataatacattttgactagccattttgggtgaggttttaGGTTGTTACAACAAATATTTTGAATTAACAGTTGTTTAGAATCTGCTTTTGTAAATAAGAATTATTAGATGGAGCTTTACTTGATTCTAATTCTTAGACTATTTGGCTAGCTCATGTTGGAAGGACTTATGTGTCAAAATAGTGATTCAAAATGGTGCTTTTTCAATATTATGAGCTGTTGAAACTTCAATATCATGGAAAAATTTGTATTACCTAAAAATTCAACTTCTCTTTCTCAAGGTTCTTTTTTTTCGATTTGAaatgtttaattcttctttgtgAAAAGTTCATGGGTTAGATTTCTGTTGgtggtatttttttttcctttggaaCTATAATAAatctagattttcttttcttgggcCTCTTCCATTATTATAACAGTTGGATAGCTTGTCTTTTTGAAACTTTCTAACTACTTGTTTAATGTTTATCTTTTCTTATATGCCATCACATGAGACGGTTGAGCCAATGATAAACACTCAAAAGTTCCCATTAAATATAGTAAGAGATATTTTCTGAATTCATGAAGCAATATAATGTTTTAAATGCCTGTGATGGTTCTGTTTTTGCCATCTAACTTAATTAAGCTTTGAATCTGCACAAAAGATCTAATGTCTTTTGCATGTAGTTAATAATTTGTCTGTTGTGCAGGTAGCAATCTCAAGAGCCTTGAACGGAATCGGGCTTGCAATAGTCACGCCGGCCATTCAGTCACTTGTTGCAGACTCCACTGATGACAGCACACGTGGTTCGGCTTTCGGATGGCTACATCTGACTGGTATGATCGGTTCTGTCCTTGGTGGCTTATTCTCTCTCCTATTGGCTCCACATTCATTCATGGGAATTGCGGGTTGGAGAGTTGCCTTCCATCTGGTTGGCGTGGTAAGTGTGATGGTAGGAATTCTGGTACGGCTCTTTGCAGTAGATCCCCATTTTTCAGTAACTGTTGGTTCACGAAGCAAGCCTATTTCATGCAAGCCTGTATGGATGGAAGTGAAAGGCCTCATCCAGGAAGCCAAGGCTGTGGTGAAGATTCCATCATTTCAGATTATTGTGGCTCAGGGTGTCACTGGATCTTTCCCATGGTCAGCCCTTTCATTTACTCCCATGTGGCTGGAGCTCATCGGATTCTCACATGGACGAACTGGACTACTCATGGGCATGTTTATGGTCGGAACATCACTTGGAGGGCTGTTGGGAGGAAAGATCGGGGATTTTCTCGCAATAAATTTTCCAAACTCTGGAAGGATAGTTTCGTCACAGATAAGCTCTGGCTCTGCTGTTCCACTTGCAGCTGTGTTGATGTTGGTCTTACCTGCTAACCCCTCCACAGGACTTGCTCGCTCCATTGTCTTGTTGGTTATGGGGTTGAGCTTAACTTGGAATGGTCCGGCTACGAACGGGTAGGTTACccatcttcattttattatcaGTTCTGAAGTTTATTAAAACTTTATACGCACCTTACTATGATCATAACATAATTGTAGCAAGGACATTGTAATActgataaataagtaaaactgaCTTTCAGTTGCCTTTCACTTGATATATAAAAATTTGAACTTTGAAGCACTGATTAATGACTTCAGTTTCTAACAATTAATTCTG
Coding sequences within it:
- the LOC103707906 gene encoding uncharacterized protein LOC103707906 isoform X3, whose translation is MGPIGEERRTLVLVNLAGIMERADEALLPAVYKEVGAALHTTPTGLGFLTLFRSLVQASCYPLAAYLAVRYNRAHVIALGSFLWAAATVLVALSDTFLQVAISRALNGIGLAIVTPAIQSLVADSTDDSTRGSAFGWLHLTGMIGSVLGGLFSLLLAPHSFMGIAGWRVAFHLVGVVSVMVGILVRLFAVDPHFSVTVGSRSKPISCKPVWMEVKGLIQEAKAVVKIPSFQIIVAQGVTGSFPWSALSFTPMWLELIGFSHGRTGLLMGMFMVGTSLGGLLGGKIGDFLAINFPNSGRIVSSQISSGSAVPLAAVLMLVLPANPSTGLARSIVLLVMGLSLTWNGPATNGDRPREIKNKHICSE
- the LOC103707906 gene encoding uncharacterized protein LOC103707906 isoform X1; protein product: MGPIGEERRTLVLVNLAGIMERADEALLPAVYKEVGAALHTTPTGLGFLTLFRSLVQASCYPLAAYLAVRYNRAHVIALGSFLWAAATVLVALSDTFLQVAISRALNGIGLAIVTPAIQSLVADSTDDSTRGSAFGWLHLTGMIGSVLGGLFSLLLAPHSFMGIAGWRVAFHLVGVVSVMVGILVRLFAVDPHFSVTVGSRSKPISCKPVWMEVKGLIQEAKAVVKIPSFQIIVAQGVTGSFPWSALSFTPMWLELIGFSHGRTGLLMGMFMVGTSLGGLLGGKIGDFLAINFPNSGRIVSSQISSGSAVPLAAVLMLVLPANPSTGLARSIVLLVMGLSLTWNGPATNGPIFAEIVPEKSRTSIYALSRFFESILSSFASPVVGILAEYVYGYKPPGEGTSVETDKENAASLAKALCTAIAIPMSLCCFIYSFLYHTYPRDRGRVRMGSLKASEMEKNELENYGLVGHHSRIQRSRSELNDRERKVTHVFYGDQDFETDDDDNDDNAEKMLLSHQVGISNES